Proteins from a single region of Verrucomicrobiota bacterium:
- a CDS encoding prepilin-type N-terminal cleavage/methylation domain-containing protein translates to MRQVDSVGRTPSQLSHRAFTLIELLVVIAIIAILAAMLMPGLSRAKGTAKKANCLSNLNIGMAMLM, encoded by the coding sequence ATGCGCCAAGTCGATTCAGTCGGTCGAACCCCTTCTCAACTGTCTCACAGAGCCTTCACCCTCATCGAGCTCCTGGTCGTCATCGCCATCATCGCCATTCTGGCGGCGATGCTGATGCCCGGTCTGAGCCGGGCCAAGGGCACGGCCAAGAAAGCCAATTGCCTGAGCAACCTCAACATCGGCATGGCGATGCTCATGTAA